The Xenopus tropicalis strain Nigerian chromosome 2, UCB_Xtro_10.0, whole genome shotgun sequence genome window below encodes:
- the pwp2 gene encoding periodic tryptophan protein 2 homolog isoform X1: protein MKYSYKFSNLLGTFYRRGNLSFTPDGNSLISPVGNRLSIFHLKNNNGETLPLATRCNITCVALSPDGSLGILVDEEGAALLISFATKSVLNQFSFQQPVQSVSFSPDGRKFLLTKGNVAMLYHAPGKRREFNAFVLDKTFYGPYDETTCIDWTDDSKCFAVGSKDMSTWVFGAERWQNLIYYSLGGHKDAIVACFFQEGSLDLYTISADATLCVWGCDTELAQLLPRDPDKKARESGGAEEPRAEEIRGTANPAPEESVGRVRYRKSSRHFFNKEGDFTALTAAAFHKKLNILVTGFSSGMFHIHELPELSLIHSLSISDQRVSTISINCTGDWIAFGCSGLGQLLVWEWQSESYVLKQQGHFNNMGALSYSPDGQHIVTGGDDGKVKVWDTSSGFCFVTFTDHTSSVTAVTFASSGQVILSASLDGTVRAFSLLRYRNFRTFTSPKPAQFSCLAVDGSGEIVCAGAQDSYEVYVWSMQTGRLLDVLSGHEGPISCVAFNPWRSVLATASWDKTVRLWDMVDSWRTTETLNLTSDALAVTFRPDGREIAVASMDGQITFWESEKGTQTGSIEGRHDLKLGRKELDKVTAKHSSKGKAFTALCYTADGQALLAGGASRYVCLYHVGEQILAKKFEISCNHSLDAMEEFLDRRKMTEFGSVALIDEGTGEEGGVSLSLPGVHRGDMSSRHFKPEIRVSSLHFSPTGRSWAATSTEGLLIFSLDSSAVFDPFDLDEEVTAGGVRRALRGAEWTRAIVMAMRLNEESLLREALESVPCADIAVLCSSLPELYVQRLLVFLATQIERSRHLQFYLMWAHQLLLLHGHSMKSRSVSVLPAVHSLQKSLQGHLSEISKLCEWNRYNMKFALCLSRQRGMKRGAEESEAESVSGSLEGAEQ, encoded by the exons ATGAAGTATTCCTACAAG TTCAGCAACCTCCTGGGCACCTTCTATCGCCGTGGGAACCTGAGCTTCACTCCCGATGGGAATTCCCTGATTAGCCCAGTGGGCAACCGACTCAGCATCTTCCACCTGAAGAA TAACAATGGCGAGACCCTGCCCCTGGCCACTCGCTGTAACATCACCTGCGTCGCTCTCTCACCGGACGGGTCGCTGGGGATACTGGTGGATGAAG AAGGAGCCGCTCTGCTCATTAGTTTTGCCACCAAGTCGGTGCTGAACCAGTTCAGTTTCCAGCAGCCGGTGCAGTCAGTGAGCTTCTCCCCGGACGGCAG GAAGTTCCTGCTCACTAAGGGCAATGTGGCGATGCTGTATCACGCGCCGGGGAAGCGCCGGGAATTTAACGCCTTCGTCCTGGATAAAACGTTTTACGGACCCTACGACGAGACCACGTGTATCGACTGGACGGACGACTCCAA ATGCTTTGCTGTGGGGAGTAAGGACATGTCCACCTGGGTGTTTGGGGCAGAGCGGTGGCAGAATCTCATTTACTACTCCCTGGGGGGGCACAAGGATGCCATCGTGGCTTGTTTCTTCCAGGAGGGCAGTTTGGAT TTATACACAATCAGCGCTGACGCCACCCTCTGCGTGTGGGGGTGCGACACGGAACTCGCCCAGCTGCTGCCCCGGGACCCCGACAAGAAAGCCCGAGAGTCGGGGGGCGCAGAGGAACCCAGAGCAGAGGAGATCCGCGGAACCGCAAACCCCGCCCCCGAGGAGAGCGTGGGCAGAGTGCGCTACCGCAAGAGCAGCAG gcacttCTTTAACAAAGAGGGAGATTTTACCGCACTCACGGCCGCCGCGTTCCACAAGAAACTCAACATCCTGGTCACCGGATTCTCCTCCGGAATGTTCCATATCCATGAGCTGCCGGAGCTGAGCCTCATCCACTCACTAAG TATTTCAGACCAGAGAGTTTCCACCATCAGCATCAACTGCACCGGGGACTGGATTGCGTTTGGCTGCAGCG GTTTGGGGCAGTTGCTGGTGTGGGAGTGGCAGAGTGAGTCGTACGTGCTGAAGCAGCAGGGGCATTTCAACAACATGGGGGCCCTGAGTTACTCCCCCGACGGGCAGCACATTGTGACTGGGGGGGACGATGGGAAG GTAAAGGTTTGGGACACGAGCAGCGGATTTTGTTTCGTGACGTTTACGGATCATACGAGCAGCGTTACAGCCGTTACATTCGCCAGCAGCGGGCAGGTCATACTCAGCGCCTCATTGGATGGCACCGTCAGAGCGTTCAGCTTGCTCAG GTACCGCAACTTCCGCACATTCACATCCCCCAAACCCGCGCAGTTCTCGTGCCTCGCCGTGGATGGGAGCGGGGAGATCGTGTGCGCGGGGGCGCAGGACTCCTACGAGGTCTATGTGTGGAGCATGCAGACTGGGCGGCTCCTCGAT GTCCTCTCCGGGCACGAGGGGCCAATCAGCTGTGTGGCATTTAACCCTTGGCGTTCTGTGCTGGCCACGGCTTCCTGGGATAAGACTGTCAGGCTGTGGGACATGGTGGACAGCTGGAGGACCACCGAGACTCTCAACCTGACTTCAGATG CCCTCGCCGTCACGTTCCGCCCGGATGGCAGGGAGATCGCCGTGGCCTCTATGGACGGTCAGATCACATTTTGGGAATCTGAGAAAGGGACACAAACGGGATCCATCGAGGGGCGACACGACCTGAAGTTGGGGCGCAAGGAGCTGGACAAGGTGACGGCCAAACATTCTTCAAAGGGCAA GGCATTCACGGCGCTTTGTTACACCGCTGACGGGCAGGCCCTGCTGGCCGGGGGGGCATCTCGCTACGTCTGCCTGTACCACGTCGGGGAGCAGATTCTGGCGAAGAAGTTTGAGATCTCGTGCAACCACTCTCTGGATGCCATGGAG GAATTTCTGGACCGTCGGAAGATGACGGAATTCGGGAGCGTGGCGCTGATCGATGAAGGGACAGGAGAAGAGGGGGGGGTCAGTTTGAGCCTCCCGGGGGTGCACCGAG GTGACATGAGTTCGCGCCACTTCAAGCCTGAGATCCGCGTCTCGTCTCTGCACTTCTCCCCCACCG GGCGTAGCTGGGCCGCCACCTCCACAGAGGGGCTCCTGATCTTCTCACTGGATTCCAGCGCCGTGTTCGACCCCTTCGACCTGGACGAGGAGGTGACGGCTGGGGGGGTGCGGAGAGCGCTCCGCGGGGCAGAATGGACGCGCGCCATCGTCATGGCGATGAGACTCAATGAGGAGTCACTTCTGCGGGAGGCGCTGGAGAGCGTGCCTTGTGCTGATA ttgcagTGCTTTGCTCCTCACTCCCGGAGCTGTACGTACAGAGACTTCTAGTGTTTTTGGCAACGCAGATCGAGCGATCCCGGCACCTCCAGTTCTACCTGATGTGGGCCCACCAGCTGCTCCTGCTACACGGGCACAGCATGAAATCCCG TTCCGTGTCGGTGCTTCCGGCTGTCCATTCCCTACAGAAGAGTCTCCAGGGTCACTTGTCTGAGATCTCCAAACT CTGCGAGTGGAATCGCTACAACATGAAGTTTGCGCTGTGTCTCTCCAGGCAGCGGGGTATGAAGCGGGGGGCAGAGGAGTCGGAGGCGGAGTCAGTGAGTGGGAGCCTGGAGGGGGCGGAGCAGTGA
- the pwp2 gene encoding periodic tryptophan protein 2 homolog (The RefSeq protein has 2 substitutions compared to this genomic sequence) — MLYHAPGKRREFNAFVLDKTFYGPYDETTCIDWTDDSKCFAVGSKDMSTWVFGAERWQNLIYYSLGGHKDAIVACFFQEGSLDLYTISADATLCVWGCDTELAQLLPRDPDKKARESGGAEEPRAEEIRGTANPAPEESVGRVRYRKSSRHFFNKEGDFTALTAAAFHKKLNILVTGFSSGMFHIHELPELSLIHSLSISDQRVSTISINCTGDWIAFGCSGLGQLLVWEWQSESYVLKQQGHFNNMGALSYSPDGQHIVTGGDDGKVKVWDTSSGFCFVTFTDHTSSVMAVTFASSGQVILSASLDGTVRAFSLLRYRNFRTFTSPKPAQFSCLAVDGSGEIVCAGAQDSYEVYVWSMQTGRLLDVLSGHEGPISCVAFNPWRSVLATASWDKTVRLWDMVDSWRTTETLNLTSDALAVTFRPDGREIAVASMDGQITFWESEKGTQTGSIEGRHDLKLGRKELDKVTAKHSSKGKAFTALCYTADGQALLAGGASRYVCLYHVGEQILAKKFEISCNHSLDAMEEFLDRRKMTEFGSVALIDEGTGEEGGVSLSLPGVHRGDMSSRHFKPEIRVSSLHFSPTGRSWAATSTEGLLIFSLDSGAVFDPFDLDEEVTAGGVRRALRGAEWTRAIVMAMRLNEESLLREALESVPCADIAVLCSSLPELYVQRLLVFLATQIERSRHLQFYLMWAHQLLLLHGHSMKSRSVSVLPAVHSLQKSLQGHLSEISKLCEWNRYNMKFALCLSRQRGMKRGAEESEAESVSGSLEGAEQ; from the exons ATGCTGTATCACGCGCCGGGGAAGCGCCGGGAATTTAACGCCTTCGTCCTGGATAAAACGTTTTACGGACCCTACGACGAGACCACGTGTATCGACTGGACGGACGACTCCAA ATGCTTTGCTGTGGGGAGTAAGGACATGTCCACCTGGGTGTTTGGGGCAGAGCGGTGGCAGAATCTCATTTACTACTCCCTGGGGGGGCACAAGGATGCCATCGTGGCTTGTTTCTTCCAGGAGGGCAGTTTGGAT TTATACACAATCAGCGCTGACGCCACCCTCTGCGTGTGGGGGTGCGACACGGAACTCGCCCAGCTGCTGCCCCGGGACCCCGACAAGAAAGCCCGAGAGTCGGGGGGCGCAGAGGAACCCAGAGCAGAGGAGATCCGCGGAACCGCAAACCCCGCCCCCGAGGAGAGCGTGGGCAGAGTGCGCTACCGCAAGAGCAGCAG gcacttCTTTAACAAAGAGGGAGATTTTACCGCACTCACGGCCGCCGCGTTCCACAAGAAACTCAACATCCTGGTCACCGGATTCTCCTCCGGAATGTTCCATATCCATGAGCTGCCGGAGCTGAGCCTCATCCACTCACTAAG TATTTCAGACCAGAGAGTTTCCACCATCAGCATCAACTGCACCGGGGACTGGATTGCGTTTGGCTGCAGCG GTTTGGGGCAGTTGCTGGTGTGGGAGTGGCAGAGTGAGTCGTACGTGCTGAAGCAGCAGGGGCATTTCAACAACATGGGGGCCCTGAGTTACTCCCCCGACGGGCAGCACATTGTGACTGGGGGGGACGATGGGAAG GTAAAGGTTTGGGACACGAGCAGCGGATTTTGTTTCGTGACGTTTACGGATCATACGAGCAGCGTTACAGCCGTTACATTCGCCAGCAGCGGGCAGGTCATACTCAGCGCCTCATTGGATGGCACCGTCAGAGCGTTCAGCTTGCTCAG GTACCGCAACTTCCGCACATTCACATCCCCCAAACCCGCGCAGTTCTCGTGCCTCGCCGTGGATGGGAGCGGGGAGATCGTGTGCGCGGGGGCGCAGGACTCCTACGAGGTCTATGTGTGGAGCATGCAGACTGGGCGGCTCCTCGAT GTCCTCTCCGGGCACGAGGGGCCAATCAGCTGTGTGGCATTTAACCCTTGGCGTTCTGTGCTGGCCACGGCTTCCTGGGATAAGACTGTCAGGCTGTGGGACATGGTGGACAGCTGGAGGACCACCGAGACTCTCAACCTGACTTCAGATG CCCTCGCCGTCACGTTCCGCCCGGATGGCAGGGAGATCGCCGTGGCCTCTATGGACGGTCAGATCACATTTTGGGAATCTGAGAAAGGGACACAAACGGGATCCATCGAGGGGCGACACGACCTGAAGTTGGGGCGCAAGGAGCTGGACAAGGTGACGGCCAAACATTCTTCAAAGGGCAA GGCATTCACGGCGCTTTGTTACACCGCTGACGGGCAGGCCCTGCTGGCCGGGGGGGCATCTCGCTACGTCTGCCTGTACCACGTCGGGGAGCAGATTCTGGCGAAGAAGTTTGAGATCTCGTGCAACCACTCTCTGGATGCCATGGAG GAATTTCTGGACCGTCGGAAGATGACGGAATTCGGGAGCGTGGCGCTGATCGATGAAGGGACAGGAGAAGAGGGGGGGGTCAGTTTGAGCCTCCCGGGGGTGCACCGAG GTGACATGAGTTCGCGCCACTTCAAGCCTGAGATCCGCGTCTCGTCTCTGCACTTCTCCCCCACCG GGCGTAGCTGGGCCGCCACCTCCACAGAGGGGCTCCTGATCTTCTCACTGGATTCCAGCGCCGTGTTCGACCCCTTCGACCTGGACGAGGAGGTGACGGCTGGGGGGGTGCGGAGAGCGCTCCGCGGGGCAGAATGGACGCGCGCCATCGTCATGGCGATGAGACTCAATGAGGAGTCACTTCTGCGGGAGGCGCTGGAGAGCGTGCCTTGTGCTGATA ttgcagTGCTTTGCTCCTCACTCCCGGAGCTGTACGTACAGAGACTTCTAGTGTTTTTGGCAACGCAGATCGAGCGATCCCGGCACCTCCAGTTCTACCTGATGTGGGCCCACCAGCTGCTCCTGCTACACGGGCACAGCATGAAATCCCG TTCCGTGTCGGTGCTTCCGGCTGTCCATTCCCTACAGAAGAGTCTCCAGGGTCACTTGTCTGAGATCTCCAAACT CTGCGAGTGGAATCGCTACAACATGAAGTTTGCGCTGTGTCTCTCCAGGCAGCGGGGTATGAAGCGGGGGGCAGAGGAGTCGGAGGCGGAGTCAGTGAGTGGGAGCCTGGAGGGGGCGGAGCAGTGA